In Stenotrophomonas sp. 169, one DNA window encodes the following:
- a CDS encoding YcaO-like family protein encodes MNARPLPLCSSPIADVAGLESEIPFAVANNAASELITAMKVDHEQICLDTQGLHLERVRLQTRARIGHDIEVCGSGMDHAQALRSALFPAIAQLLHADYANTSRMVTCKASDYLTLPGVEQAFSELMPVIAEQPRASIATTLFHEVNASRSLPVPTALVNAQYLHDVTRGSSPTKVHDDFDYTLLGRYSSNRSVAAGATQDEALLQGMLSAQEEVALGRFAVQGIGLRQRRYLRRVDTDTLPAQIRALWETTTKRQGSPVHLFDIAGQGSVPTYLACAEGPTADAWCVAAGAGISPEHAATRALRHLLQQHEGSAWAPSRHDGDAVSAQRRQGSVPLLQGEHRQFALQNLQEVISCASVDRVPFGQMREGTVGTTLASRIVFLQENFKRSGLTVWQTQYLPAWEAAEQSIACVQVLIAPFDANYLLLQGIPVAVSLAALDEASNQG; translated from the coding sequence ATGAATGCACGTCCTTTGCCCCTCTGCAGCTCACCGATCGCAGACGTCGCCGGGCTGGAAAGCGAGATTCCGTTTGCTGTGGCCAACAACGCGGCAAGCGAGCTGATCACCGCGATGAAGGTGGACCATGAGCAGATCTGCCTGGACACGCAGGGGCTGCACCTGGAGAGAGTCCGTCTGCAGACGCGTGCCCGTATCGGACATGACATCGAAGTGTGTGGATCCGGCATGGATCACGCGCAAGCCCTGCGCAGCGCCCTCTTCCCGGCCATCGCCCAGCTGCTTCATGCGGATTACGCCAATACATCACGCATGGTGACGTGCAAGGCGAGCGACTATCTGACGCTGCCAGGCGTAGAGCAGGCATTCTCCGAACTGATGCCGGTGATCGCCGAGCAGCCGCGTGCGAGCATCGCGACCACCCTGTTCCATGAAGTGAATGCAAGCCGCTCGCTGCCGGTGCCCACCGCCTTGGTGAATGCCCAGTACCTGCACGACGTGACGCGCGGATCCTCGCCGACGAAGGTCCATGACGACTTCGATTACACGCTGCTGGGACGGTATAGCAGCAACCGTAGCGTGGCGGCGGGGGCGACCCAGGACGAAGCCCTGCTGCAGGGCATGTTGTCGGCCCAGGAAGAGGTGGCGCTGGGACGCTTCGCGGTGCAGGGCATCGGCCTGCGCCAGCGGCGGTACCTGCGTCGCGTGGATACCGACACCCTGCCAGCACAGATCCGCGCGCTGTGGGAAACCACGACGAAGCGCCAAGGCAGCCCGGTGCACCTGTTCGACATCGCCGGCCAGGGCTCGGTGCCGACCTATCTGGCATGCGCGGAAGGACCGACGGCCGATGCCTGGTGCGTGGCCGCCGGCGCAGGCATCAGCCCGGAACACGCCGCGACGCGCGCATTGCGGCACCTGCTGCAGCAGCACGAGGGCAGTGCCTGGGCGCCCAGTCGCCATGATGGGGATGCCGTGTCCGCTCAGCGTCGGCAGGGGTCCGTGCCGCTCCTGCAGGGTGAACATCGCCAGTTCGCGCTGCAGAACCTGCAGGAGGTGATCTCCTGTGCCAGCGTCGACCGCGTGCCCTTCGGCCAGATGCGCGAAGGTACGGTGGGTACGACGTTGGCCAGTCGCATCGTGTTCCTGCAGGAGAACTTCAAGCGCAGCGGACTCACGGTCTGGCAGACGCAGTACTTGCCGGCCTGGGAGGCGGCAGAGCAGTCCATTGCATGCGTGCAGGTACTGATCGCGCCGTTCGATGCGAACTATCTGCTGCTGCAGGGCATACCGGTGGCGGTCTCGCTGGCGGCATTGGACGAGGCGTCCAACCAAGGCTGA
- a CDS encoding alanine/glycine:cation symporter family protein: MSIESATSTIVALVWSPYLVGLCLAAGLYFSIRTRFIQLRALPQMLALMFQHRGSAAGLSPFQALNISLSSRVGVGNIAGVAMAIAFGGPGAILWMWVVAFFGASSAFIESTLAQIYKERDSQGHYRGGPAYYMEKGLGQRWYALIFALCTVAAAAMLAGTQSNAIAGALNEAWDVPVAATAVAVVSLLGLIIFGGVRRIAVVTQWVVPVMAIAYLLVALVVMVMSYERIPEVIGLIVRSAFGVDAAFGAMVGVAIQWGVRRGVLSNEAGMGSGAHPAAAAEVSHPVKQGLVQAFSVYIDTMVVCSATAFLILSTGLYNVYDPAVNGVPDEARMLVANLPGMEAGPRFVQHAVESALPGFGKSFVALAILPFAFTTILALYYMGDTNISYLCRNKPAAWVVNAFRLTFLGMVAYSSLHSATVAWTLGDIGVGVMSWLNIIAILLLQKPALAALRDYEKSRNAGIDPVFNPRAIGLKNAPLWEHP, encoded by the coding sequence ATGAGTATCGAGTCGGCAACAAGCACGATCGTTGCCCTGGTATGGAGTCCCTACCTGGTCGGCCTGTGCCTGGCGGCCGGTCTGTACTTCAGTATCCGGACACGTTTCATCCAGTTGCGTGCGCTGCCGCAGATGCTGGCGCTGATGTTCCAGCACCGTGGTTCCGCGGCGGGCTTGTCGCCGTTCCAGGCGCTGAACATTTCGCTGTCCAGCCGCGTCGGGGTCGGCAACATCGCGGGCGTCGCGATGGCCATCGCGTTTGGCGGGCCGGGCGCGATTCTGTGGATGTGGGTGGTGGCGTTCTTCGGCGCATCCAGCGCCTTCATCGAGTCCACCCTGGCCCAGATCTACAAGGAACGGGACAGCCAGGGCCACTACCGCGGCGGGCCGGCGTACTACATGGAAAAGGGACTGGGACAGCGCTGGTATGCGCTGATCTTTGCCCTGTGCACCGTCGCGGCAGCCGCGATGCTGGCCGGCACCCAGTCCAACGCGATCGCCGGTGCGCTCAACGAAGCGTGGGACGTGCCGGTGGCCGCGACGGCGGTGGCGGTGGTGTCCCTGCTGGGGCTCATCATCTTTGGCGGCGTGCGCCGCATCGCGGTGGTTACCCAGTGGGTCGTGCCGGTGATGGCCATCGCCTATCTTTTGGTTGCACTGGTGGTGATGGTGATGAGCTACGAGCGCATTCCGGAGGTGATCGGCCTCATCGTCCGCAGTGCCTTCGGCGTTGACGCTGCCTTCGGCGCGATGGTGGGCGTGGCCATCCAGTGGGGTGTACGCCGTGGTGTGCTGTCCAACGAAGCCGGCATGGGCAGCGGTGCACATCCTGCTGCGGCCGCCGAGGTCTCCCACCCGGTCAAACAGGGTCTGGTACAGGCTTTTTCGGTCTACATCGACACCATGGTGGTCTGCAGCGCGACGGCCTTTCTGATCCTCTCCACCGGTCTGTACAACGTGTACGATCCCGCGGTGAACGGCGTGCCTGACGAAGCGCGCATGCTGGTCGCCAACCTGCCGGGGATGGAGGCAGGGCCACGATTCGTGCAGCATGCGGTGGAATCGGCGTTGCCGGGCTTCGGCAAATCGTTCGTCGCGCTGGCGATCCTGCCGTTCGCGTTCACTACGATCCTGGCGCTCTATTACATGGGCGACACCAACATCAGTTATCTCTGCCGGAACAAGCCGGCGGCCTGGGTGGTCAACGCCTTCCGGCTGACGTTCCTGGGCATGGTGGCGTATTCCTCGCTGCACAGCGCGACCGTGGCGTGGACCCTGGGCGACATCGGCGTGGGGGTGATGAGCTGGTTGAACATCATCGCCATCCTGCTGCTGCAGAAGCCCGCGTTGGCCGCGTTGCGCGATTACGAGAAAAGCCGCAACGCAGGCATCGACCCGGTGTTCAACCCGCGTGCGATAGGCTTGAAAAACGCACCGTTGTGGGAGCATCCGTAG
- a CDS encoding M28 family peptidase, which produces MRRRVLALASSLALLASPAFAAPHTTTLAPASLGTAAELREQALADDTGWKVVESLTTEIGPRIAGSEADARAVAWAEAKFKALGFDKVWKEPVTFPKWERRSEHAAVVGAHAQPLTITALGGSPGGKVQAEVVRFADLAALQAAPAGSLQGKIAFVDYQMLPFRDGRDYGRGGAIRSKGPSEAIRKGAVGFLMRSAGTDSHRVPHTGITRYDDGLQPVPSAALSVPDADQLARLVARGSTTVSLALDCGWDGTATSYNVIGEITGRSLPKEVVVIGGHLDSWDLGTGAVDDGAGVGITMAAGHLIGQLKQAPKRSIRVVAFANEEQGLYGGKAYAEAHAKDVVRHQLAAESDFGAGRIYAFNTGSPNPDASRDATRQIAEVLKPLGIEYAADKGGPGPDIGPLAAKGGAWAWLAQDGTDYFDLHHTADDTLDKIDPKALAQNVAAYTVMAYLAADADGTFGSEAKATVPPNE; this is translated from the coding sequence ATGCGTCGCCGCGTCCTTGCCCTCGCCTCTTCCCTTGCCCTGCTCGCGTCACCGGCCTTCGCCGCCCCGCATACCACCACGCTGGCCCCCGCCTCGCTGGGTACCGCTGCTGAACTGCGGGAGCAGGCCCTGGCCGACGACACCGGCTGGAAAGTGGTGGAATCGCTGACGACCGAGATCGGTCCGCGCATTGCCGGCAGTGAGGCAGACGCGCGCGCCGTTGCCTGGGCCGAAGCCAAATTCAAGGCACTCGGCTTTGACAAGGTGTGGAAGGAACCGGTGACGTTCCCGAAATGGGAGCGCCGCAGTGAGCACGCAGCGGTGGTGGGCGCGCACGCACAGCCTTTGACGATTACCGCCCTCGGCGGCAGCCCGGGCGGCAAGGTGCAGGCCGAGGTGGTTCGCTTCGCTGATCTGGCCGCGCTGCAGGCCGCGCCCGCAGGATCGCTGCAGGGCAAGATCGCCTTCGTCGACTACCAGATGCTGCCGTTCCGCGACGGCCGCGATTACGGTCGTGGCGGCGCCATCCGCAGCAAGGGACCGTCCGAAGCCATTCGCAAGGGCGCGGTCGGCTTCCTGATGCGCTCCGCCGGTACCGATTCGCACCGTGTGCCGCATACCGGCATCACCCGCTATGACGATGGCCTGCAGCCGGTCCCTTCGGCGGCATTGTCGGTGCCTGACGCCGACCAGTTGGCACGTCTGGTTGCACGGGGCAGCACCACGGTCAGCCTGGCGCTGGACTGCGGCTGGGATGGAACGGCGACCTCGTACAACGTCATCGGCGAAATAACCGGGCGCTCGCTGCCGAAGGAAGTGGTCGTCATCGGGGGCCATCTGGATTCCTGGGATCTGGGCACGGGCGCGGTGGACGACGGCGCTGGCGTCGGCATCACCATGGCCGCCGGGCACTTGATCGGCCAGTTGAAGCAGGCACCGAAGCGCAGCATCCGGGTCGTCGCGTTTGCCAATGAAGAACAGGGTCTTTACGGCGGCAAGGCGTATGCCGAGGCGCACGCGAAGGATGTCGTGCGGCACCAGTTGGCTGCCGAGAGTGACTTCGGCGCTGGCCGCATCTACGCCTTCAACACCGGTTCGCCGAACCCGGACGCCTCGCGCGATGCCACGCGGCAGATTGCCGAGGTGCTGAAGCCGCTGGGTATCGAGTACGCCGCCGACAAGGGCGGCCCGGGTCCGGACATCGGCCCGCTTGCGGCCAAGGGCGGCGCATGGGCCTGGCTGGCGCAGGACGGGACGGACTATTTCGACCTGCACCACACGGCCGACGATACGTTGGACAAGATCGACCCCAAAGCATTGGCGCAGAACGTCGCGGCGTACACGGTGATGGCCTATCTGGCCGCCGATGCCGACGGCACATTCGGCAGCGAAGCCAAGGCCACCGTTCCGCCGAACGAGTGA
- the mscL gene encoding large-conductance mechanosensitive channel protein MscL: MGFISEFKEFATRGNVIDLAVGVVIGAAFGKIVTALVEKIIMPPLGWVIGQVDFSDLAWTLAPARLAADGTEIPAVVIGYGDFINTLIQFVIVAFAIFLVVKFINRMSKKKEAAPKGPSEEVLLLREIRDNLKH, translated from the coding sequence ATGGGATTCATCAGTGAGTTCAAGGAATTCGCAACGCGTGGCAATGTCATCGATCTCGCCGTCGGTGTTGTCATCGGTGCGGCCTTCGGCAAGATCGTTACCGCATTGGTCGAGAAGATCATCATGCCGCCACTGGGCTGGGTGATCGGCCAAGTTGATTTCTCCGACCTGGCGTGGACATTGGCGCCTGCTCGCTTGGCGGCTGACGGGACGGAGATCCCGGCCGTGGTGATCGGCTACGGTGATTTCATCAATACCCTGATCCAGTTCGTGATCGTGGCGTTTGCCATCTTCCTGGTCGTGAAGTTCATCAACCGTATGTCGAAGAAGAAGGAAGCCGCGCCCAAGGGCCCGTCCGAAGAAGTGCTGCTGCTGCGCGAAATCCGCGACAACCTGAAGCACTGA
- a CDS encoding fumarylacetoacetate hydrolase family protein — protein sequence MTDVIPAHPVPRIPVVGGGTFPVHRIYCVGRNFADHAKEMGAVVPDAAARGRPMFFSKPADAIVVGHDDVIPYPPATSDLHHEVELVVAIGSDAPEGVLPIEQAQALVYGYAVGLDLTRRDLQAAAKQKGHPWDTAKGFDASAPISEIVHAGEVGDLAALNLSLEINGEVRQQSLLDQMIWSVPEILHELSQLWRLRAGDLVFMGTPSGVAALKPGDRFSARLENVGERHGVIAG from the coding sequence ATGACCGATGTAATTCCCGCCCATCCTGTTCCCCGTATCCCGGTTGTCGGTGGCGGCACGTTCCCCGTACACCGCATCTATTGCGTAGGGCGCAACTTCGCCGACCACGCAAAGGAAATGGGCGCCGTCGTTCCCGATGCCGCGGCGCGGGGTCGGCCGATGTTCTTCAGCAAGCCTGCCGACGCCATCGTGGTCGGCCACGATGATGTCATCCCCTACCCGCCTGCCACCTCCGACCTTCACCACGAAGTAGAGCTGGTCGTTGCCATCGGCAGCGATGCGCCGGAAGGCGTGCTGCCCATCGAGCAGGCGCAGGCATTGGTGTACGGCTATGCCGTAGGCCTGGACCTGACCCGTCGTGACCTGCAGGCCGCGGCCAAGCAGAAGGGTCACCCGTGGGACACCGCGAAAGGGTTCGACGCCTCGGCGCCGATCAGCGAGATCGTGCATGCCGGTGAAGTCGGTGACCTCGCCGCGCTGAACCTGTCGCTGGAAATCAACGGCGAGGTACGCCAGCAATCGCTGCTGGACCAGATGATCTGGAGCGTCCCGGAAATTCTGCATGAGCTGTCGCAGCTGTGGCGGCTGCGCGCAGGCGACCTGGTATTCATGGGAACGCCGTCCGGCGTGGCCGCATTGAAACCCGGTGATCGTTTCAGTGCACGATTGGAAAATGTCGGCGAACGCCATGGCGTCATCGCCGGCTGA
- a CDS encoding Rieske 2Fe-2S domain-containing protein, whose protein sequence is MTDQALIAVDKITDGGFAEAEVVIDGDAESLVLYREGDSVRGFLNICPHAGRRLDWAPGQFLKSREGHLVCAAHGASFALDSGQCVAGPCKGDRLRAVAVQVRDGHVFLA, encoded by the coding sequence ATGACCGACCAAGCGCTCATCGCAGTCGACAAGATCACCGACGGTGGCTTCGCCGAGGCCGAGGTGGTGATTGACGGGGATGCCGAGTCGCTGGTGCTGTATCGCGAAGGCGACAGCGTGCGGGGGTTCCTCAATATCTGCCCGCACGCAGGGCGCCGGCTGGACTGGGCCCCCGGCCAATTCCTGAAAAGCCGGGAAGGACACCTGGTCTGCGCCGCGCATGGGGCCTCGTTCGCGCTGGACAGCGGGCAATGCGTAGCCGGGCCGTGCAAGGGTGATCGATTGCGCGCGGTCGCCGTGCAGGTGCGCGACGGACATGTCTTCCTGGCATGA
- a CDS encoding SLC13 family permease, which produces METALTLTTDMKLVLGLVGFTMAMFLFDRIRADVVALVVLVVLGVTGLIAPEEIFAGFSGNAVMSIIATTILGAGLDRTGALNRLAAWLLRRGHGVEQRLLLMTTAISGLNSSFMQNPSVMALYLPVASRLAARTGLTLQRLLLPIAAAIVMGGALTMVGNSPLILLNDLLASANNNLPSGLATIEPLRMFAPLPIGVALLIASLLYFHFYGNRKLVEEETLANDGVTPARTESYFAKTYGIEGDVFELVVSAESPMVGMTLGEAETLHDAPLLLALKTGNDTRLAPPAEMRIWVGSVIGVMGSRRLVSDFAQNQFLRMSSRLKHLGDLFNPSRAGISEAVVPPTSDVIGKSAAELRLRKERGLSLLAINRDKQVIREDVRKVQLRAGDMLVFHSIWTDLAQAARGRDFVIVTDYPKGEQRPHKFKLAMTIFALTILIALTSNLPVALTLMTGVAGMLLTGVLRMDEAYASINWKTVFMMAGLIPLGWAMDSSGAAAWVAGHTIDKLPEGIPVWVLEVALALLTTAFSLVISHVGATIVMVPIAVNLALAAGGNPTAFALIVALSASNNLMTASNPVISMVMGPANYTPRELWRVGGPLSLIYTMVVVAMINIMF; this is translated from the coding sequence ATGGAAACCGCGCTGACGCTGACAACCGACATGAAGCTCGTCCTCGGGCTGGTCGGTTTCACGATGGCGATGTTCCTGTTCGACCGCATCCGCGCCGATGTGGTGGCGCTGGTGGTGCTGGTCGTGCTGGGCGTCACCGGCCTGATCGCGCCGGAAGAAATCTTCGCCGGTTTCTCCGGTAACGCGGTGATGAGCATCATCGCCACGACCATCCTCGGCGCGGGTCTGGACCGCACTGGCGCATTGAACCGACTGGCGGCGTGGCTGCTGCGGCGCGGCCATGGGGTGGAGCAGCGCCTGCTGTTGATGACCACGGCCATTTCCGGCTTGAACTCGTCCTTCATGCAGAACCCGTCGGTGATGGCGCTGTACCTGCCGGTGGCCTCGCGCCTGGCCGCACGCACCGGGTTGACCCTGCAGCGGCTGCTGCTGCCGATCGCCGCGGCCATCGTGATGGGCGGCGCGCTGACCATGGTGGGCAACTCGCCGCTGATCCTGCTCAACGATCTGCTGGCATCGGCCAACAACAACCTGCCCTCCGGCCTGGCCACCATCGAGCCGCTGCGGATGTTCGCGCCGCTGCCGATCGGTGTCGCGCTGCTGATCGCCTCGCTGCTGTACTTCCACTTCTACGGCAACCGCAAGCTGGTGGAAGAAGAAACGCTGGCCAATGACGGCGTCACGCCAGCGCGCACGGAGAGCTACTTCGCCAAGACCTACGGCATCGAAGGCGATGTCTTCGAGCTGGTGGTCAGCGCCGAAAGTCCGATGGTCGGCATGACCCTGGGCGAAGCCGAAACCCTGCACGATGCGCCGCTGCTGCTGGCGTTGAAGACCGGCAACGACACCCGCTTGGCACCGCCGGCCGAGATGCGCATCTGGGTCGGCAGCGTGATCGGGGTGATGGGCTCGCGGCGGCTGGTCAGTGACTTCGCGCAGAACCAGTTCCTGCGCATGTCCTCCCGACTGAAGCACCTTGGCGATCTGTTCAATCCCAGCCGCGCCGGCATTTCCGAAGCAGTGGTGCCGCCGACCTCCGATGTGATCGGCAAGAGCGCGGCCGAGCTGCGCCTGCGCAAGGAACGCGGCCTGAGCCTGCTGGCGATCAACCGCGACAAGCAGGTGATCCGCGAGGACGTGCGCAAGGTGCAGCTGCGCGCCGGCGACATGCTGGTCTTCCACAGCATCTGGACCGATCTGGCGCAGGCCGCCCGCGGACGCGATTTCGTCATCGTCACCGACTACCCCAAGGGCGAGCAGCGGCCACACAAGTTCAAGCTGGCGATGACCATCTTCGCGCTGACCATCCTGATCGCGCTGACATCCAACCTGCCGGTGGCGCTGACCCTGATGACCGGCGTGGCCGGCATGTTGCTGACCGGCGTGCTGCGGATGGACGAAGCCTACGCATCGATCAACTGGAAGACGGTATTCATGATGGCCGGGCTGATTCCGCTCGGCTGGGCGATGGATTCCAGCGGCGCAGCGGCCTGGGTGGCGGGGCATACGATCGACAAACTGCCCGAGGGCATCCCGGTGTGGGTGCTGGAAGTGGCGCTGGCGTTGCTGACGACCGCGTTCTCGCTGGTGATCAGCCACGTGGGCGCGACCATCGTGATGGTGCCCATCGCGGTCAATCTTGCGTTGGCGGCTGGGGGCAACCCGACCGCGTTTGCGCTGATCGTGGCGTTGTCTGCGTCTAACAACCTGATGACCGCGTCGAACCCGGTGATCTCGATGGTCATGGGACCGGCCAATTACACCCCGCGCGAGCTGTGGCGCGTGGGGGGACCGCTGTCGTTGATCTATACGATGGTGGTGGTGGCGATGATCAACATCATGTTCTGA
- the trmB gene encoding tRNA (guanosine(46)-N7)-methyltransferase TrmB translates to MTDPFSSTGSKAPAKPFTVHEGRREIRSFVLRQGRFTPAQQRAFDDRWPRFGLDFTGEVRDLASTFGRDAHKVLEIGFGNGVALRFAAQQDASRDYIGIEVHAPGVGRLLNALADDDVDNVRLYHHDAVEVLEKEIADGALDEVRIYFPDPWHKKRHNKRRLVQPAFADLLVRKLRPGGRLHCATDWEDYAEQMWDVLDATDGLVNRAGARGHVPRPEWRPQTHFETRGQKLGHGVWDLLYDRT, encoded by the coding sequence ATGACCGACCCGTTTTCCAGTACCGGCTCCAAGGCGCCCGCCAAGCCGTTCACCGTGCACGAAGGCCGCCGCGAGATCCGCAGTTTCGTGCTGCGCCAAGGTCGCTTCACCCCGGCCCAGCAGCGCGCGTTCGATGACCGCTGGCCGCGTTTCGGCCTGGACTTCACTGGTGAAGTCCGCGACCTGGCCTCCACCTTCGGACGCGATGCGCACAAGGTGCTCGAGATCGGTTTCGGCAATGGTGTTGCCCTGCGTTTCGCTGCGCAGCAGGACGCCAGCCGCGATTACATCGGCATCGAAGTGCATGCGCCGGGTGTCGGCCGCCTGCTCAACGCGCTGGCTGACGACGATGTGGACAACGTTCGCCTGTACCACCACGACGCCGTGGAAGTGCTGGAGAAGGAAATCGCCGATGGCGCGCTTGATGAAGTGCGCATCTATTTCCCGGATCCGTGGCACAAGAAGCGCCATAACAAGCGTCGCCTGGTGCAGCCGGCTTTCGCCGACCTGCTGGTGCGAAAGCTGCGTCCAGGTGGCCGCCTGCATTGCGCGACCGATTGGGAAGACTACGCCGAGCAGATGTGGGACGTGCTTGACGCGACCGATGGGCTGGTCAACCGTGCCGGTGCGCGCGGCCATGTACCGCGCCCGGAATGGCGGCCGCAGACCCATTTCGAAACCCGTGGCCAGAAGCTGGGGCACGGCGTTTGGGATCTGTTGTACGACCGCACGTAA
- a CDS encoding thiazole synthase yields MIEHAPSDSLVIAGKTYASRLLTGTGKFKDLEETRLATEAAGAQIVTVAIRRTNIGQNPGEPNLLDVLPPDRFTILPNTAGCYTAEDAVRTCRLARELLDGHNLTKLEVLGDQKSLYPDVVATLKAAEILVKDGFEVMVYTSDDPILAKRLEEIGCAAVMPLAAPIGSGLGIQNKYNLLQIIEDAKVPIIVDAGVGTASDAAIAMELGCDGVLMNTAIAGARHPVLMASAMRKAVEAGREAFLAGRIPRKRYASASSPLDGLIG; encoded by the coding sequence ATGATCGAACATGCCCCCTCTGATTCGCTGGTGATTGCCGGCAAGACGTACGCCTCGCGCCTGCTCACCGGCACCGGCAAGTTCAAGGATCTGGAAGAAACCCGCTTGGCCACCGAGGCCGCGGGCGCACAGATCGTCACCGTGGCCATCCGCCGCACGAACATCGGCCAGAATCCGGGCGAACCGAACCTGCTGGACGTGCTGCCGCCGGATCGCTTCACGATCCTGCCCAACACTGCCGGCTGCTACACCGCTGAAGACGCCGTGCGCACCTGCCGGCTGGCACGCGAACTGCTGGACGGGCACAACCTGACCAAGCTGGAAGTGCTGGGTGACCAGAAGTCGCTGTACCCGGACGTGGTGGCCACGTTGAAGGCGGCCGAGATCCTGGTGAAGGACGGCTTCGAGGTGATGGTCTATACCTCCGACGACCCGATCCTGGCCAAGCGGCTGGAAGAGATCGGCTGCGCCGCGGTGATGCCGCTGGCTGCGCCCATCGGCTCGGGCCTGGGCATCCAGAACAAGTACAACCTGCTGCAGATCATCGAAGATGCCAAGGTGCCGATCATCGTGGATGCCGGGGTAGGTACCGCGTCCGATGCGGCCATTGCCATGGAGTTGGGCTGCGATGGCGTGCTGATGAACACCGCCATTGCCGGTGCCCGCCATCCGGTGCTGATGGCCAGCGCGATGCGCAAGGCCGTGGAAGCTGGCCGCGAGGCCTTCCTGGCTGGCCGCATTCCGCGCAAGCGCTACGCCAGCGCCTCTTCCCCCCTTGATGGATTGATCGGCTGA
- the thiS gene encoding sulfur carrier protein ThiS, which produces MDIQLNGEARTLPSGTTLHDLLQREQLLERRVAVEVNNEIVTRSLHATHVLADGDVVEIVHALGGG; this is translated from the coding sequence ATGGACATCCAGCTCAATGGCGAAGCCCGCACCCTGCCCTCTGGCACCACGTTGCACGACCTGCTGCAGCGCGAGCAGTTGCTGGAACGTCGCGTGGCGGTAGAGGTCAACAACGAGATCGTGACCCGCAGCCTGCATGCCACGCATGTGCTGGCGGACGGCGATGTGGTGGAGATCGTGCACGCGCTGGGCGGTGGGTGA